In Candidatus Sedimenticola sp. (ex Thyasira tokunagai), the following proteins share a genomic window:
- a CDS encoding NYN domain-containing protein, whose product MSQLKVGVFVDAENIKFNGGYQLRYDILRRFAARSGTLLRLNTYLAFDQERAKEDNEYAKKSYTYQQMVRDFGWKIIVKPVRRFTDDEGNVTTKANADLDLAVDAMLQAENLDQILLVTGDGDFLQVVTALQNRGCRVEVLAFKNVSSLLQRQVDDFYRGYLIPDLLPFSYEPRNEWGVPGSCVRGVCTRWFPDKGYGFLRFIREVNPNLWVTDPRDPDSPYESVFCHANELADCVSVEDLMNRETVVEFYLEERDVGDGLVAKNVRLTYKPSH is encoded by the coding sequence TTGAGTCAACTTAAAGTCGGCGTTTTTGTTGATGCCGAAAATATAAAATTCAACGGCGGTTACCAGTTACGTTACGATATTCTGCGACGCTTCGCTGCCCGTAGCGGCACCCTGTTGCGCCTCAACACCTACCTCGCCTTCGATCAGGAGCGTGCCAAGGAAGACAACGAATACGCAAAAAAATCCTACACCTACCAACAGATGGTACGGGATTTTGGCTGGAAGATTATTGTCAAGCCAGTGCGCCGCTTTACCGATGACGAAGGCAATGTCACAACCAAGGCCAATGCAGACCTCGACCTGGCGGTAGACGCTATGCTGCAGGCAGAAAACCTCGACCAGATACTGCTGGTTACCGGTGACGGCGACTTTCTCCAAGTAGTGACAGCACTGCAGAACCGGGGCTGCCGAGTGGAGGTACTCGCGTTCAAAAATGTCTCCAGTCTACTGCAGCGCCAGGTGGATGACTTCTATCGCGGCTACCTTATCCCTGATCTACTGCCGTTCTCCTATGAGCCGCGCAATGAGTGGGGAGTACCGGGTTCTTGTGTTCGTGGCGTCTGCACCCGTTGGTTCCCGGACAAAGGCTACGGATTTTTGCGCTTCATACGGGAGGTAAACCCCAACCTTTGGGTGACCGATCCACGCGATCCCGACTCACCCTACGAGAGCGTATTCTGCCACGCCAATGAACTGGCCGACTGCGTCTCCGTGGAGGATCTGATGAACCGCGAAACAGTCGTTGAGTTCTATCTGGAAGAGAGAGATGTCGGTGACGGACTGGTGGCGAAGAATGTACGCCTGACCTATAAGCCGAGTCATTGA
- a CDS encoding ATP-binding protein, with amino-acid sequence MTYELEVLFGASLFYLLLLFLIAYITDRGVIPEGWTANPIVYVLSLGVYATSWSYYGSVGFAQREGFQFLTVYLGVTVAFLLSPVLLRPLLRLVRDYQLTSLADLLAFRYRSQLAGVLVTLFMLLGSLPYIALQIRAVTSSVQVLTHEELPVYPALVFCGMLILFSILFGARHISPREKHRGLVAAIAFESLIKVIALVAVGLFAIFGTFSGPAGLNQWLTEHPEATQALYQPVREGPWVTLLFLSFCAAFLLPRQFHMIFTENISLRSLSTAVWAFPLFLLLLNLAIPPILWAGDYLQLEMDADYYVLGITLENGPQWLPVLAFIGGVSAASAMVIVSTLALSSMCLNHLLLPASYPDPKVDIYSWLLWGRRLLIALIIAAGFGFYQLLEHNQGLVQLGLISFVAVAQFLPGIVGVLYWRRATRKGFIAGLLAGIAVWCITLLLPLLEKSGLLDSGIDLTSLSSSSGFDQWQLSTFWSLACNSFLFVTVSIFTRQSAGEQEAAHACSSDTTIPVPLAGVVAAGSPAQFSEGLAAMIGKEAAEMEVKRALEDLNMDQGETRPRELKRLRQRIELNLSGLVGPHMAHVIINQQLRIDGQAKTALADSFRYMDERLERSHSRLRGLNADLDTLRRYHRQILLDLPLGVCAVAPDHTVVIWNLTLELMSGVSSSQAEGRKLSSLPKPWGELLAGFAVAQDGHIPHMEIEAGGKTHWFNLHKAAIPDPDLLIREGETRTGLVMLLEDLTDMETLEAELAHSDRLASIGRLAAGVAHEIGNPVTGIASLAQNLRDEKESAVIEESVESILQQTRRISSILQSLMNFSRSGRVGVSLEQFHFNDIVEEAIQLVQLTRAGKRVEFNNSCPGGLELSGDKQRLSQVMVNLLTNACDASKPGDQVEIFAFKDNEQVHIEIMDQGDGIPDEDQKMIFEPFFTTKDAGKGTGLGLSMVNKIIDEHKGNIEIDSIQDVGTRVVIHLPQHGT; translated from the coding sequence ATGACCTATGAGCTGGAGGTGCTGTTCGGGGCCAGCCTCTTCTACCTGCTGCTGCTCTTTCTCATCGCCTACATCACCGACCGGGGAGTGATCCCCGAGGGCTGGACGGCAAACCCTATCGTCTACGTTCTCTCACTTGGCGTCTATGCCACCTCCTGGTCCTACTACGGCAGCGTCGGTTTTGCCCAGAGGGAAGGCTTTCAGTTTCTTACCGTCTACCTTGGGGTAACGGTAGCCTTCCTACTCTCCCCTGTGTTGCTGCGTCCCCTGCTACGCCTGGTGCGTGATTATCAGCTCACCTCTCTGGCCGACCTGCTCGCCTTTCGCTATCGCAGTCAACTGGCAGGGGTGTTGGTCACGCTCTTTATGCTCCTGGGCTCACTACCCTATATTGCCCTGCAGATCCGTGCCGTCACGTCATCGGTTCAGGTACTTACTCACGAAGAATTACCAGTTTACCCCGCGCTGGTCTTCTGCGGTATGCTGATTCTCTTCTCGATCCTTTTTGGCGCCCGCCATATCTCTCCCCGGGAAAAACACCGTGGTCTGGTGGCCGCCATCGCCTTTGAATCTCTAATCAAGGTGATCGCTCTGGTGGCGGTGGGTCTGTTTGCCATCTTCGGCACTTTCTCCGGGCCCGCCGGGCTCAATCAGTGGCTGACTGAACATCCGGAAGCCACCCAAGCACTCTACCAGCCTGTGAGGGAAGGCCCCTGGGTAACCCTGCTGTTTCTCTCTTTCTGCGCCGCCTTTCTGCTGCCAAGACAGTTCCACATGATCTTTACGGAGAATATCTCCCTCCGCTCCCTGTCCACGGCCGTCTGGGCCTTTCCACTCTTTCTATTGCTGCTCAACCTCGCCATTCCCCCCATTCTATGGGCAGGCGACTACCTGCAACTTGAGATGGATGCAGACTACTATGTTCTCGGCATCACCCTGGAAAATGGCCCACAGTGGTTGCCGGTGCTCGCCTTTATTGGCGGCGTATCCGCCGCCAGTGCAATGGTGATCGTATCGACACTGGCGCTCTCTTCGATGTGCCTCAACCACCTACTGCTACCCGCCAGCTACCCCGATCCTAAAGTCGATATCTACAGCTGGCTGCTATGGGGTCGTCGCCTGCTGATTGCCCTGATCATCGCCGCCGGTTTCGGCTTTTATCAGCTGCTGGAGCACAACCAGGGGCTGGTACAGCTGGGTCTTATCTCATTCGTTGCCGTTGCCCAATTCCTACCGGGGATTGTAGGTGTGCTCTACTGGCGCAGGGCTACCCGCAAGGGTTTCATTGCCGGCCTGCTGGCAGGCATTGCGGTGTGGTGTATCACTCTGCTGTTACCACTGCTGGAAAAGTCGGGCCTGCTCGATAGCGGTATCGACCTGACAAGCCTCAGTTCCAGCTCGGGATTCGACCAATGGCAGCTCTCCACCTTCTGGTCCCTCGCCTGCAACAGTTTTCTCTTTGTCACTGTCTCCATCTTCACCCGCCAGTCGGCAGGAGAGCAGGAGGCGGCCCACGCCTGTAGCAGTGACACCACTATTCCGGTTCCATTGGCCGGTGTGGTGGCCGCCGGCTCACCCGCGCAGTTCTCAGAGGGCCTGGCCGCCATGATCGGAAAGGAGGCGGCCGAGATGGAGGTAAAGCGTGCACTAGAAGATCTCAATATGGACCAGGGCGAAACCCGCCCCCGAGAGTTAAAACGACTGCGCCAGCGCATTGAGCTCAACCTCTCCGGCCTGGTCGGCCCCCATATGGCCCATGTCATTATCAACCAACAGTTGCGTATCGACGGTCAAGCAAAAACGGCACTGGCTGACTCTTTCCGTTATATGGATGAGCGCCTTGAGCGCTCCCACAGCCGACTGAGGGGATTAAATGCCGACCTGGACACTCTGCGCCGCTATCACCGCCAGATTCTCCTCGACCTTCCTCTGGGTGTCTGCGCTGTAGCACCTGACCACACTGTCGTGATCTGGAACCTGACTCTGGAGCTGATGAGCGGTGTTTCCAGTAGCCAGGCGGAGGGGCGCAAACTCTCCAGCCTACCCAAGCCCTGGGGTGAACTGCTGGCCGGTTTTGCCGTCGCTCAGGACGGGCATATTCCCCATATGGAAATTGAAGCCGGTGGCAAGACACACTGGTTCAACCTCCACAAAGCCGCTATTCCCGACCCCGATCTGTTGATCAGAGAGGGAGAGACCCGTACCGGCCTGGTGATGCTACTGGAAGATCTCACCGACATGGAGACCTTGGAAGCTGAACTGGCCCACAGTGACCGTTTGGCATCGATTGGCCGTCTGGCTGCGGGTGTCGCCCATGAGATCGGCAACCCGGTTACCGGCATCGCCTCTCTGGCCCAAAACCTGCGCGATGAAAAAGAGAGTGCTGTTATCGAAGAGAGTGTTGAGTCGATACTGCAACAGACCCGTCGTATCAGTAGCATCTTACAATCGCTGATGAACTTCAGCCGCAGCGGCCGGGTGGGCGTCAGCCTCGAGCAGTTCCATTTCAACGACATCGTCGAGGAGGCGATACAGCTGGTTCAACTCACCCGCGCCGGAAAACGGGTGGAGTTCAACAACAGTTGCCCCGGAGGATTGGAACTGTCTGGTGACAAACAACGCCTCTCTCAAGTGATGGTCAACCTGCTGACAAACGCCTGTGATGCATCGAAGCCGGGAGATCAAGTAGAGATCTTCGCATTTAAAGATAATGAGCAGGTGCACATCGAAATTATGGACCAGGGAGACGGTATCCCTGATGAAGATCAGAAGATGATTTTCGAGCCCTTCTTCACCACCAAAGATGCCGGTAAGGGTACCGGTCTGGGCCTCTCCATGGTCAACAAAATAATCGATGAGCACAAAGGCAACATAGAGATCGACTCCATTCAGGATGTAGGTACCCGCGTTGTCATCCACCTCCCCCAACATGGAACTTAA
- a CDS encoding sigma-54 dependent transcriptional regulator, translating into MNQILIIEDETVIRSAVRRLLERKGYQVEEAESVEEALKFNLQNYNLILSDVKLPGAPGTEIIKPAGEVPVLIMTSYASVRSAVDAIKLGAIDYIAKPFDHDELLILIERTLKQGKLERRNEALKADLDREYPVNGMIGSCGAMQEVCRRVAKVAPTDATVLIFGESGTGKELVARALHEQSHRSESPIVTVNCAAIPETLIESELFGHEKGAFTSADSARSGLVESAEGGTLFLDEIGELPMAAQARLLRLLQNREVRRVGSEQSKQVDIRLIAATHRDLKLLVQNGEFRSDLYFRLRVIELNLPALRERGSDKIELADFLLEKARKQLNHSPMKLSASAIESITSYDWPGNVRELENALERAAILCDGDTITPELLAIETSLSAPQQTNGSNSNLSLEEYFRQFVLEHQDGLTETDLAKQLGISRKALWERRQRFGIPRQKR; encoded by the coding sequence ATGAATCAAATACTTATCATTGAAGATGAGACCGTTATCCGCAGTGCTGTACGCCGCCTGCTCGAACGTAAAGGCTATCAGGTGGAAGAGGCGGAGTCGGTGGAAGAGGCGCTGAAATTCAACCTTCAGAACTACAACCTGATCCTCTCAGATGTGAAATTACCAGGCGCTCCCGGTACCGAGATCATCAAACCGGCCGGAGAGGTTCCGGTCCTGATCATGACCAGTTACGCCAGTGTACGTTCGGCGGTGGATGCAATAAAGCTGGGAGCTATCGACTATATAGCCAAACCCTTCGATCACGATGAGCTTTTGATACTGATAGAACGCACCCTAAAACAGGGAAAGCTGGAACGGCGCAACGAAGCACTGAAAGCCGACCTCGATCGAGAGTACCCGGTCAACGGTATGATCGGCAGCTGTGGCGCCATGCAGGAGGTGTGTCGCCGTGTCGCCAAGGTCGCCCCCACCGATGCCACTGTACTGATATTCGGTGAATCCGGCACCGGCAAGGAGCTGGTGGCCAGAGCACTCCATGAACAGAGCCATCGCAGCGAGTCACCCATTGTGACGGTTAACTGTGCCGCCATCCCGGAAACCCTGATTGAGTCGGAACTGTTTGGTCATGAAAAAGGCGCGTTCACCAGCGCAGACAGCGCCCGTTCCGGATTGGTAGAGAGCGCCGAGGGAGGCACCCTTTTTCTTGATGAGATCGGCGAACTGCCGATGGCTGCCCAGGCGCGCCTGTTACGGTTATTGCAGAACAGGGAGGTGAGACGCGTCGGCTCTGAGCAGTCAAAACAGGTCGACATCCGGCTCATCGCCGCTACCCACCGGGACCTCAAACTACTAGTACAGAATGGAGAGTTCCGTAGCGATCTCTACTTCCGCCTAAGGGTCATTGAACTCAACCTGCCTGCCCTGAGAGAGCGAGGCTCCGACAAGATCGAGCTAGCCGATTTTCTACTGGAAAAGGCAAGAAAACAGCTCAACCACTCACCGATGAAATTGAGCGCTTCCGCGATTGAATCCATCACCAGCTATGACTGGCCCGGCAATGTACGCGAATTGGAGAACGCCCTTGAACGGGCGGCCATACTCTGTGACGGCGATACGATCACACCCGAACTGCTGGCGATTGAGACCAGCTTATCAGCCCCACAGCAGACTAACGGATCCAACAGTAACCTCTCACTCGAAGAGTACTTCCGTCAGTTTGTACTTGAGCACCAGGATGGTTTGACCGAAACAGATCTTGCTAAACAGCTGGGCATCAGCCGTAAGGCACTATGGGAGCGCAGACAAAGGTTCGGCATTCCCCGGCAGAAGCGGTAG
- the acs gene encoding acetate--CoA ligase — protein sequence MSEVKVYPVPAEIAAKAHIDAAKYKEMYQRSIDDPDGFWAEQAEEFVSWSKKWDKVSEWDFHSADIKWFMGGKLNVSYNCLDRHLESRGDQTAIIWEGDNPEEDRHISYRELHQEVCKLSNVLKGRGVKKGDRVCIYMPMIAEATVAMLACTRIGAVHSIVFGGFSPDSLRDRILDSDCQTLITADEGVRGGRNVPLKVNADTALAECPNVHTCVVIKRTGGDVAWTEGRDIWYGDAMADASSDCAPEEMDAEDPMFILYTSGSTGKPKGVLHTTGGYLVFAAMTHKYTFDYQEGEIYWCTADVGWVTGHTYIVYGPLANGATSLMFEGIPNYPDVSRFWQVIDKHNVSIFYTAPTAIRALMRAGEEPVKKTSRKSLRILGTVGEPINPEAWEWYHKVVGDARCPIVDTWWQTETGGHLITPLPGAIDMKPGSASVPFFGVAPAIVDAGTGEELSGECEGALIITRPWPAMMRSLYGDHKRFKETYFSQYPGNYFTGDGARRDKDGYYWITGRIDDVLNVSGHRLGTAEIESALVLHESIAEAAVVGYPHDIKGQGIYAYVTPMAGVEATDELKTDLVKLVRSEIGPIAIVDIIQWAPGLPKTRSGKIMRRILRKVACNETDALGDTSTLADPSVVDDLVNNRANK from the coding sequence ATGTCCGAAGTAAAGGTCTACCCTGTTCCCGCCGAGATAGCGGCCAAGGCACATATTGACGCAGCAAAATACAAGGAGATGTACCAGCGCTCCATTGATGATCCGGACGGTTTCTGGGCTGAGCAGGCCGAAGAGTTCGTCTCCTGGTCAAAAAAGTGGGACAAGGTCTCTGAGTGGGACTTCCACAGTGCAGATATCAAATGGTTTATGGGCGGCAAGCTCAACGTCTCCTACAACTGTCTCGACCGTCATCTGGAGAGCCGTGGTGACCAGACTGCGATTATCTGGGAGGGAGACAACCCGGAAGAGGATCGGCACATCAGCTACCGCGAACTGCACCAAGAGGTTTGCAAACTCTCAAATGTGCTGAAGGGGCGTGGAGTCAAGAAAGGCGACCGTGTCTGCATCTATATGCCGATGATTGCAGAAGCAACCGTTGCCATGCTCGCCTGTACCCGTATCGGTGCAGTCCACTCCATCGTCTTCGGCGGCTTCTCCCCTGACTCTCTGCGTGACCGTATTCTCGACTCGGATTGCCAAACCTTGATCACTGCCGACGAAGGCGTGCGTGGCGGCAGGAACGTACCACTCAAAGTTAATGCCGACACCGCTCTGGCAGAGTGCCCCAATGTCCACACCTGTGTGGTAATCAAGCGCACCGGCGGTGATGTCGCCTGGACCGAAGGTCGCGACATCTGGTACGGCGATGCCATGGCTGATGCCTCCAGTGACTGTGCACCGGAAGAGATGGATGCGGAAGACCCGATGTTCATCCTCTACACCTCAGGCTCCACCGGCAAACCCAAAGGCGTACTCCATACCACCGGCGGCTATCTGGTGTTCGCCGCCATGACCCACAAGTATACGTTCGACTACCAAGAGGGTGAGATCTACTGGTGTACCGCAGACGTCGGCTGGGTCACCGGTCACACCTACATCGTCTATGGGCCGCTGGCCAATGGCGCCACCAGCCTGATGTTTGAGGGCATTCCCAACTACCCCGATGTCTCCCGCTTCTGGCAGGTCATCGACAAGCACAACGTCTCCATCTTCTACACCGCCCCCACCGCCATCCGAGCACTAATGCGGGCAGGCGAAGAGCCGGTAAAGAAAACATCACGCAAGTCCTTGCGTATCCTCGGCACCGTCGGTGAGCCGATCAATCCTGAGGCTTGGGAGTGGTATCACAAGGTGGTTGGAGACGCTCGCTGCCCGATCGTCGATACCTGGTGGCAAACAGAAACGGGTGGTCACCTGATTACACCGCTGCCGGGTGCCATCGACATGAAACCCGGCTCCGCCTCAGTACCCTTCTTCGGTGTCGCTCCGGCTATCGTCGACGCCGGCACCGGCGAAGAGTTGAGCGGTGAATGCGAAGGCGCCCTAATCATCACCCGCCCCTGGCCGGCGATGATGCGCTCTCTCTACGGTGACCATAAACGTTTCAAAGAGACCTACTTCTCTCAGTATCCCGGCAACTACTTCACCGGTGACGGTGCACGTCGAGACAAAGATGGTTACTACTGGATTACCGGTCGTATCGATGACGTGCTCAACGTCTCCGGGCACCGTCTGGGTACAGCCGAAATCGAATCGGCACTGGTGCTGCATGAGAGTATTGCCGAGGCGGCTGTGGTCGGTTACCCCCATGACATTAAGGGACAGGGCATCTACGCCTATGTCACCCCAATGGCGGGCGTCGAAGCTACCGACGAATTGAAGACAGACCTGGTTAAACTGGTGCGTAGCGAGATTGGACCTATCGCCATCGTTGACATTATTCAGTGGGCGCCCGGCCTGCCGAAGACACGTTCAGGAAAAATCATGCGTCGTATTCTGCGTAAGGTTGCCTGTAACGAAACCGATGCTCTGGGCGACACCTCGACACTGGCAGATCCCAGCGTAGTCGATGATCTTGTTAACAACCGCGCTAACAAATAG
- a CDS encoding DUF6394 family protein yields MNPEKVVFGFFIVLALTLNFGFFVGEIDNPAHHHVYELFAVVVINLVATILKFGDRTQMGAVLLATSLVAVLQLLAAAVVWGAAEHVSNTGMTPVVMASIVSLSGGAMLANVVSVILLVIETVMLRR; encoded by the coding sequence ATGAACCCCGAAAAGGTTGTCTTCGGCTTTTTCATCGTGCTCGCGTTAACCCTCAACTTTGGTTTTTTCGTCGGCGAGATAGACAATCCGGCCCATCATCACGTTTATGAGCTGTTTGCCGTGGTGGTGATCAATCTGGTGGCGACCATTCTTAAGTTTGGTGATCGCACCCAGATGGGGGCGGTGCTTCTGGCTACCAGTCTGGTGGCAGTGCTGCAGCTGCTGGCGGCTGCGGTGGTATGGGGGGCGGCGGAGCATGTGTCAAACACGGGTATGACGCCAGTGGTGATGGCCAGTATCGTCTCTCTCTCGGGTGGGGCCATGTTAGCCAATGTGGTGTCGGTGATACTGCTGGTGATCGAAACCGTGATGCTGCGACGCTGA
- the ppx gene encoding exopolyphosphatase, with protein MIIPTQQTTPHPETIAAIDLGSNSFHMIVARVSSSDFQVMDKLREMVRLGAGLDKEKNLSAEAEERALGCLERFGQRLRTLPQGSVRAVGTNTLRQVRNSGRFLQAAEAALGHPIKIISGREEARLVYLGVAHGLAAGDERRLVVDIGGGSTELIIGDDFVPRQMESMHMGCVNMSRRHFAEGEITAAAMHRAELTGALEMLPVKHKYRSSGWQLAVGSSGTIRSIGKVIHAAGWAKERDGITYASLKKLRKALIKAGHIDQVHLEGLSPERRPVFVGGVAVLCSVFEALMIEQMQISDMALREGLLYEMLGRIHHEDVREISVRALCRRYEVDEEQAKRVEKSARALLAQVAGPWQLRKDEYAEMLGWAARLHETGLTVAHAHYHKHGAYLIANSDMAGFSHQEQTVLSALIRGHRRKFPLDIFQALPEDIVLCAMQLCLLLRLSVLLHRSRTTTLRASVLIQVQGNSINLEFPQGWLRSHPLPKVELKQEAKRLKSAGFDFKFS; from the coding sequence ATGATAATTCCCACACAGCAAACCACTCCCCACCCTGAAACTATCGCCGCTATCGACCTTGGATCGAACAGTTTTCACATGATCGTTGCACGGGTTTCCAGTAGCGATTTCCAGGTAATGGATAAACTGCGCGAGATGGTGCGCCTTGGCGCCGGACTCGATAAAGAGAAAAACCTCTCAGCCGAAGCTGAGGAGCGTGCCCTGGGGTGTTTAGAGCGCTTCGGCCAACGCCTCAGAACCCTGCCACAGGGAAGTGTCCGTGCGGTAGGCACCAACACCCTGCGCCAGGTACGAAACTCCGGCAGGTTTCTTCAGGCAGCGGAGGCGGCGCTTGGCCACCCGATAAAGATCATTTCCGGTCGCGAAGAGGCTCGACTGGTCTACCTGGGTGTAGCTCATGGCCTGGCCGCCGGAGATGAGCGACGTTTGGTAGTGGATATCGGTGGCGGAAGCACCGAGTTGATCATCGGTGATGACTTCGTACCCAGGCAGATGGAGAGTATGCATATGGGTTGCGTCAACATGAGCAGGCGTCACTTTGCCGAAGGTGAAATCACAGCCGCCGCCATGCATCGAGCAGAACTCACCGGTGCACTTGAGATGCTTCCGGTAAAACATAAGTATCGCAGCAGTGGATGGCAGTTGGCGGTGGGCAGCTCCGGTACCATTCGCTCCATCGGCAAGGTGATCCATGCCGCCGGCTGGGCGAAGGAGCGTGATGGCATCACCTATGCCAGCCTCAAAAAACTGCGCAAAGCCCTCATCAAAGCGGGGCATATTGATCAAGTCCATTTGGAAGGTCTAAGCCCGGAGCGCCGACCGGTATTTGTCGGCGGTGTTGCGGTGCTGTGCTCCGTCTTCGAGGCGCTCATGATTGAGCAGATGCAGATCTCCGATATGGCACTCAGAGAAGGCCTGCTCTATGAGATGCTGGGGCGCATTCACCACGAGGATGTCAGAGAGATCAGTGTCCGTGCTCTGTGCCGCCGTTACGAGGTGGATGAAGAGCAGGCCAAACGGGTGGAGAAGAGTGCCCGCGCACTACTTGCGCAGGTTGCCGGGCCGTGGCAACTGCGAAAGGATGAGTATGCCGAAATGCTCGGCTGGGCGGCACGCCTTCATGAAACCGGCCTTACGGTCGCCCATGCCCACTATCATAAGCACGGCGCCTATCTTATAGCCAACTCCGATATGGCGGGCTTTAGCCATCAGGAACAGACCGTGCTGAGTGCCCTGATCCGGGGACACCGCCGCAAGTTCCCACTGGATATCTTTCAGGCACTTCCTGAGGATATTGTCCTCTGCGCCATGCAGCTCTGCCTACTGCTGCGACTCTCCGTACTGCTACACCGATCCCGCACAACCACCCTTCGCGCCAGTGTATTAATCCAGGTTCAGGGGAACAGCATCAACCTCGAATTCCCTCAGGGATGGCTGAGATCGCACCCTCTACCAAAGGTGGAACTGAAGCAGGAGGCGAAACGGCTGAAGAGTGCCGGCTTCGATTTCAAGTTCAGCTGA
- the fliW gene encoding flagellar assembly protein FliW: MKIETSSFGVQRIDPETVINFPQGMLAFENCTRFKLFHSEEFPDLKWLQSLDDEDVCFSIMEPHLFGCEYEFTLGDADTELLQTETPDDLQLYFMVYQGRPGTSPGHFDHTEDQAMNANWRAPLLINPEKRVGLNKLLVDAVRTVKITAA; the protein is encoded by the coding sequence ATGAAAATAGAGACCAGCTCTTTTGGTGTTCAGAGGATAGATCCAGAAACCGTTATTAATTTTCCTCAGGGGATGCTGGCATTTGAGAACTGCACTCGGTTCAAGCTATTTCATTCGGAAGAGTTTCCCGATCTCAAGTGGCTGCAATCTTTGGATGATGAAGATGTCTGCTTCTCCATCATGGAACCTCATCTGTTTGGCTGTGAGTATGAATTCACTCTCGGCGATGCCGATACTGAGTTGCTGCAAACCGAAACGCCGGATGATCTGCAGCTCTATTTCATGGTTTATCAGGGAAGGCCGGGAACCAGTCCTGGGCATTTTGACCATACTGAAGATCAGGCGATGAACGCCAACTGGAGAGCGCCGTTGCTAATCAATCCAGAGAAGCGTGTTGGTCTGAACAAACTACTGGTCGATGCGGTGCGTACTGTGAAGATCACGGCAGCATAA
- a CDS encoding VPLPA-CTERM sorting domain-containing protein encodes MKRTTLFLILLLGAQTAYSAVFDFVSLIETDTNIGTFSGEYADGSTVGPLTNPTKQLEDAYKQITWQVDGITLMASASLDGNTNGLVDGVAGGDIAAYAYLDKKSGGKFAGLGVCAAASTKGGQDNQCTVGSDDNAGIVSGNQNTPNVGLREFLTLEFDREVSVDFGNSTFRDDDHYLFTDSSKILDMLISIDGGAWAAFDPLDAAGVRLVGTRFDLRTAEGEVDGYYIDSLAGVHAVPIPPSALLFGSALLGFAGIRRRKKQLGDQP; translated from the coding sequence ATGAAGCGCACCACGCTATTCTTGATCTTGCTTCTGGGAGCACAAACAGCCTACTCGGCTGTATTTGACTTTGTCAGCCTGATCGAGACAGACACTAATATTGGCACCTTTTCTGGTGAATATGCAGACGGGTCAACTGTCGGCCCTTTGACCAATCCGACAAAGCAGCTTGAAGATGCCTACAAGCAGATTACCTGGCAGGTTGACGGCATCACCCTGATGGCGAGTGCCTCGCTGGATGGCAACACCAACGGCTTGGTTGATGGTGTTGCCGGTGGAGATATTGCGGCCTACGCCTACCTGGATAAAAAGTCCGGTGGCAAATTTGCCGGTCTGGGTGTCTGTGCAGCAGCCAGTACCAAAGGTGGCCAGGACAACCAGTGCACGGTGGGATCGGATGATAATGCAGGCATCGTTTCTGGTAATCAAAATACACCGAATGTTGGGCTAAGAGAGTTTCTGACACTGGAATTCGACAGGGAAGTATCCGTCGACTTTGGTAACTCAACTTTCCGTGACGATGATCACTATCTTTTCACTGATTCTTCTAAAATACTTGATATGTTAATAAGTATCGATGGAGGCGCTTGGGCGGCATTTGATCCATTAGATGCCGCCGGAGTCAGGCTTGTCGGTACTCGCTTTGACCTAAGAACCGCCGAGGGTGAAGTCGATGGTTATTACATCGACTCACTTGCCGGTGTCCATGCCGTCCCCATACCTCCCTCCGCCCTCCTTTTCGGCAGTGCACTGCTGGGGTTTGCTGGTATCCGTCGTCGCAAGAAACAGCTAGGCGACCAACCCTAA